In Torulaspora globosa chromosome 1, complete sequence, a genomic segment contains:
- the PXR1 gene encoding telomerase inhibitor (ancestral locus Anc_5.12) → MGLAATRTKQRFGLDPRNTAWSNDTSRFGHTMLEKFGWKPGMGLGMVPAESHKSHIKVTIKDDTVGLGAKIKRKERKDEFDNGECAGLDVFQRILGRLNGKEKAVTDELEKQRIDKVLNGKWGVHFIKGEVLASTWDPETKKLKSYSNEKSTVSEESASDSDGSEEVKEVIKKAKRTKGSKLEDKSKARCSKESKKQRKEQKKMVKKAKKKEKKKHREENKELSRRIAYLESSPTASNIPANVSTRLSIRAKHIRQKRAATMDSKALNEIFMVTDN, encoded by the coding sequence ATGGGGTTGGCAGCTACCAGGACGAAGCAGCGGTTTGGTCTAGATCCAAGAAACACGGCATGGAGCAATGACACGTCAAGATTCGGGCATACAATGCTTGAGAAATTCGGATGGAAGCCTGGCATGGGCCTTGGTATGGTCCCGGCAGAATCACACAAATCACATATCAAGGTCACTATAAAGGATGATACTGTAGGCTTAGGTGCCAAGATAAAGCGGAAggaaagaaaagatgaaTTCGACAATGGAGAATGTGCAGGACTCGACGTCTTTCAGAGGATTCTAGGTAGGCTTAATGGAAAGGAAAAGGCTGTAACAGATGAGTTAGAGAAGCAGCGGATTGACAAAGTACTGAATGGAAAATGGGGAGTGCATTTTATCAAAGGTGAGGTATTGGCCAGTACGTGGGATCCAGAGacaaagaagctgaagagTTATTCTAACGAAAAGAGCACAGTTTCTGAAGAATCAGCAAGTGATTCAGACGGCAGCGAAGAAGTCAAGGAGGTGATAAAAAAAGCGAAGAGAACGAAAGGATCGAAGCTCGAGGATAAATCCAAGGCAAGGTGTAGTAAGGAATCTaagaagcaaagaaaggagcagaagaagatggttaagaaagcaaagaagaaagagaagaagaagcacagGGAGGAAAACAAAGAGTTATCTAGGAGGATCGCTTATCTTGAGTCCAGCCCAACTGCGTCTAATATTCCTGCTAATGTCTCCACAAGATTATCTATTCGCGCCAAGCATATCCGGCAGAAAAGAGCTGCCACTATGGATTCAAAGGCTCTCAATGAGATCTTCATGGTTACCGATAATTGA
- the GAS1 gene encoding 1,3-beta-glucanosyltransferase GAS1 (ancestral locus Anc_5.13): MLFKSLAAATVASLFSSFVTAADLPAIEVVGNKFFFSNNGSQFYVRGVAYQADTANGTQDETINDPLADFSKCSRDIPYLQKLNTNVVRVYAINTTLNHDQCMNALNDAGIYVIADLSAPKESIDRMSPSWDLGLYERYTSVVDEFSKYPNVLGFFAGNEVTNNSTNTDASPFVKAAIRDMKAYMKQKNYRSIPVGYSSNDDSDTRVPMADFFACGSSDEKADFYGINMYEWCGDSTFEASGYADRTKDFANLSIPIFFSEYGCNAIPPRKFTEVQALYGPNMTNVWSGGIVYMYFEEANNYGLVSIDGSGDVKTLDDFGYYSSEINNISPSSANTASYSASATSLDCPATNTYWMAATELPPTPSQDLCDCMSAALSCVVNDSVNETDYQDLFDYVCAQISCDGIVANGTSGDYGSYSFCNAKDKLSFVLNLYYTKNGGSKSNCDFSGSATLQSASTQSACATVLSQIGSSGTNKPSSSVSFSGSKSVSSSGSGSSSKSGSSTSSGSSGSSTSTGKKNAAISNAHINLSQVILSSIATISLVAGIGFALA, translated from the coding sequence ATGTTGTTCAAGAGTCTAGCTGCTGCTACAGTGGCGTCGCTATTTTCCAGCTTCGTAACAGCTGCTGATTTGCCTGCCATTGAGGTTGTCGGTAAcaaatttttcttctccaacaACGGTTCTCAATTTTATGTCAGAGGTGTCGCTTATCAAGCGGACACTGCCAATGGAACGCAGGATGAAACTATCAACGATCCTTTAGCAGATTTCAGTAAATGTTCCAGAGACATTCCATACTTACAAAAATTGAACACCAATGTTGTGCGTGTCTACGCTATCAACACTACTCTCAACCACGACCAATGTATGAATGCTTTGAACGATGCAGGTATCTACGTTATTGCTGATTTGTCCGCTCCAAAAGAGTCGATTGACAGAATGAGCCCAAGCTGGGATCTGGGTCTATATGAACGTTACACGTCTGTGGTGGATGAATTTTCCAAGTACCCAAATGTCTTGGGTTTCTTCGCTGGTAACGAAGTGACCAACAACAGCACTAACACCGACGCATCTCCTTTTGTTAAAGCTGCTATCAGAGACATGAAGGCATACATGAAGCAGAAAAACTACAGATCTATTCCGGTCGGTTACTCTTCTAATGATGACAGTGACACCAGAGTTCCTATGGCCGATTTCTTTGCCTGTGGTAGCAGTGACGAGAAGGCGGACTTTTACGGTATTAACATGTATGAATGGTGTGGTGATTCCACCTTTGAGGCTTCTGGGTACGCTGATAGAACTAAAGACTTCGCTAACTTGAGTATCCcaattttcttctctgagTACGGTTGTAACGCAATTCCGCCCAGAAAGTTCACTGAAGTTCAAGCACTGTACGGTCCAAATATGACTAATGTCTGGTCAGGCGGTATTGTGTATATGTATTTCGAGGAGGCAAACAACTATGGTTTGGTCAGCATCGATGGTAGCGGTGATGTGAAGACTTTAGATGATTTCGGCTACTACTCTTCAGAGATCAATAACATttcaccatcttctgctaACACCGCTTCTTATTCTGCCTCTGCTACTTCTTTGGACTGTCCTGCAACCAACACTTACTGGATGGCTGCCACCGAACTGCCACCAACTCCAAGCCAAGACTTATGTGACTGTATGTCCGCTGCTTTGTCTTGTGTTGTCAATGACAGTGTCAATGAAACTGATTACCAGGACTTGTTCGATTATGTTTGCGCCCAAATTTCCTGTGACGGTATCGTTGCAAATGGTACTTCCGGTGACTACGGTTCTTACTCGTTCTGTAACGCTAAGGACAAGCTCTCCTTCGTTTTGAACTTGTATTACACCAAGAATGGTGGCAGCAAATCCAACTGTGATTTCAGCGGTTCTGCTACTCTACAATCTGCTTCCACTCAGAGCGCTTGCGCCACCGTTCTAAGTCAAATTGGTAGCAGTGGTACCAATAAACCAAGTTCCTCTGTCTCCTTCAGTGGGTCAAAGTCAGTATCGAGCTCTGGCTCCGGTTCCAGCAGCAAGTCTGGCTCTTCAACCTCAAGTGGATCCTCTGGTAGCTCCACTAGTACTGGCAAGAAAAACGCTGCCATTTCTAATGCTCACATTAACTTGTCTCAAGTCATTCTGTCTTCTATCGCCACGATCTCCTTGGTTGCTGGTATCGGTTTTGCTTTGGCTTAG
- the FKS3 gene encoding putative 1,3-beta-D-glucan synthase (ancestral locus Anc_5.14): MSGSPGSLTDVEYPAWCQDDEVPVTRQELSEIFDGLAAKFGFQQSSKENMLHHLLAQLDSRASRSGARNALLSLHVSYIGGEQANFRKWFFASQMDLDEEVGFQNMKLRGKSRQRNLKLAKKRGISIKEQMEQWNQKEQEFINSHRKITLTHEQLRDRECYETADYKWKLKMRQLSYHEMARQLALYLLCWGEANQIRFAPECLCFIFKCALDFDTATECASTRIAANEDDEAAAPKSIPIVAPEFTFMNNTINPLYDFLRDQVYTKDSTGRWVRKDKDHKDVIGYDDVNQLFWYPEGIERIVLRNGERLVDKQLQERYVHFKDIEWSRVFYKTYRETRGWMHCVTNFNRFWIIHLAPFWFFTSFNAPTFYTKDYIQLLNNPPTPQSRLSAMALAGTVSCLIQIFATVFEWRFVPRDWPGAQHLKRRLCGLIVCLLINFGPSVYVFGFFDLDVHSRSAYITSIIQLIIAIITTLFFAIRPLGGLFGSYLNIGKRKRKYVASQIFTASFPSLSGRSRWFSYGLWFFVFLGKFIESYFFLTLSLRDPIRVLSILDMSRCAGDSLLGKWFCTWQSKITLGLMILTDLGLFFLDTYLWYIICNCAFSIMLSFSLGTSILTPWKNIYARLPKRIYSKILATSEMDIKYKPKVLISQVWNAIIISMYREHLLSIEHVQKLLFQQVDAMDQEKKTLKSPTFFIAQDDSTFKSVEFFPSNSEARRRISFFAQSLSTPITEPMPVECMPTFTVLIPHYSEKILLTLREVIKEESNKSKITVLEYLKQLHEAEWDSFVRDTKLLSMEKGATKALCDDSMNCSEMSLNQLSDRGNALNGDDNEGNDEVQKKINDLPYQVFGFSTSETSYTSRTRIWASLRCQTLYRTVSGFMNYSKAIKLLYRIENPSLLQYYGYQTDALESGLEIMANRKFRMLVAMQRYTKFNRDEREATELLLRLYPTMYISFLLEERCSDQEEPWYYSCLTNGQAEIDQGTGLRKPIFKVRLSGNPILGDGKADNQNHSLIFYRGEYIQVIDANQDNYLEECLKIRSVLSEFEEMSINQTVPYIPGIEYEDEPSPVAILGAREYIFSENIGVLGDIAAGKEQTFGTLFARTMAEIGGKLHYGHPDFLNAIFMTTRGGLSKAQKSLHLNEDIYAGMNAMCRGGRIKHSDYYQCGKGRDLGFGSILNFTTKIGAGMGEQLLSREYYYLGTQLPIDRFLSFFYAHPGFHLNNVFISLSVQLFFLLLLNLGSLKHETILCYYDRNMPITALEEPVGCYNIQPALHWVSIFVLSIFIVFFIAFAPLLIQELLEKGVWKAASRFLHHLFSMAPLFEVFVCQVYSNSLLSDLTFGGAKYISTGRGFAITRIEFAILYSRFVNVAIYSGLQVFLMLIFGMVSMWQPALLWFWITVISMCFAPFIFNPHQFAFTDFFIDYRSFIHWLSAGNTKSKKESWSSFVKTSRARYTGYKKKTINDSSTNAIIDSRGAKLGNALFAELFLPFFVFLFNFTSYTFINAQTGVKQTSPSQSVVRLLLVTMLPILMNVIMLLSLFGTSFVIAPLLATFCKRGGGAMAFIAHATSVVIYLIDFELMWLLEGWNFARTLLLLIATINLHILLFKVFTILVLTKELKNDSSHLAWWSGNWYNTGWGWTILLQPLREFSVKIMESSYFAGDFFLAHLLLYVQTPFIFIPFIDHWHSMILFWLKPSRIAMTKKLYSKKQKKRRNAIVRKYFMLYFGLLGTLLALLIAPFFADMLVSDPSQMVANSPLDGVIQPNHQNNNDTGPNAPSTILTTTPPFPHFRTVP, encoded by the coding sequence atgagcGGATCGCCCGGGTCTTTGACAGACGTGGAATACCCTGCCTGGTGTCAGGATGATGAGGTACCGGTGACGAGGCAGGAGCTTAGCGAGATATTCGATGGATTGGCAGCCAAGTTTGGATTTCAGCAGTCGTCGAAGGAGAACATGTTGCATCATCTACTGGCGCAGCTAGATTCGCGGGCCAGTCGGTCAGGCGCTCGCAATGCGTTGCTGTCGCTTCATGTGTCGTACATCGGCGGCGAGCAGGCGAACTTCAGGAAGTGGTTTTTCGCGTCACAGATGgatctcgatgaagaggttGGCTTCCAGAACATGAAACTGCGTGGAAAGTCGCGCCAGAGAAATCTTAAACTGGCAAAGAAACGAGGAATTTCGATTAAAGAACAGATGGAACAATGGAACCAGAAAGAACAGGAATTCATCAACAGCCACCGCAAGATTACCTTAACTCACGAGCAGTTACGTGACCGAGAATGTTACGAGACGGCTGATTACAAGtggaagttgaagatgaggCAACTCAGTTACCATGAAATGGCAAGACAGTTGGCATTGTATTTGCTCTGCTGGGGGGAAGCGAATCAGATACGATTTGCACCTGAATGTTTGTGTTTCATATTCAAATGTGCGCTTGATTTCGATACTGCGACCGAATGTGCGTCCACCAGAATCGCGGCAaacgaagatgatgaagctgcagcTCCGAAGTCAATCCCGATTGTAGCGCCAGAATTTACCTTCATGAACAATACTATTAATCCATTGTACGATTTTTTGAGAGATCAAGTCTACACTAAGGATTCCACCGGTCGGTGGGTTagaaaagacaaagatCATAAGGATGTTATCGGTTACGATGATGTCAACCAACTTTTTTGGTATCCGGAGGGCATCGAAAGAATTGTGTTGCGAAATGGGGAGAGACTGGTAGATAAACAATTGCAAGAAAGATATGTTCATTTTAAGGATATCGAATGGTCCCGAGTATTCTATAAGACGTATCGAGAGACAAGAGGATGGATGCATTGTGTCACAAATTTTAATCGCTTTTGGATCATCCATTTAGCTCCGTTCTGGTTCTTCACATCGTTCAATGCCCCAACTTTCTACACAAAGGACTATATTCAGTTACTTAATAACCCTCCAACACCTCAATCCAGACTCTCAGCCATGGCTCTAGCAGGAACTGTCTCTTGCCTGATCCAAATATTTGCTACAGTTTTCGAATGGCGATTCGTTCCCCGCGACTGGCCTGGAGCCcagcatttgaaaagaagactATGTGGTTTGATTGTTTGCCTACTGATCAATTTTGGCCCTTCTGTTTACGTTTTTGGGTTTTTCGATTTAGACGTCCACTCGCGATCGGCCTATATCACTTCAATCATTCAATTAATTATAGCGATCATAACTACGTTATTCTTTGCGATAAGACCCTTGGGTGGCCTATTCGGATCCTATCTGAATATCGGTAaacgaaagagaaaatATGTTGCTTCACAAATCTTTACAGCCTCCTTTCCCTCACTGAGCGGTAGAAGTAGATGGTTCTCATATGGGCTATGGTTTTTTGTGTTCCTGGGAAAATTTATCGAGtcatatttcttcttgacttTATCGCTTAGAGATCCCATCAGAGTTCTTTCTATTCTAGACATGTCGAGATGCGCAGGCGACAGTCTACTCGGCAAATGGTTTTGCACATGGCAGTCGAAGATCACATTAGGGTTAATGATTTTGACTGATCTTGGACTCTTCTTTCTGGACACTTATCTTTGGTACATTATCTGCAATTGCGCTTTTTCCATAATGTTGTCGTTTTCCCTGGGTACATCAATATTGACTCCATGGAAGAACATTTATGCAAGACTACCCAAGAGAATATactcaaaaattttggcaaCTTCTGAGATGGATATCAAGTATAAACCTAAAGTCTTAATTTCGCAAGTGTGGAACGCTATTATTATTTCGATGTATCGGGAACATCTATTATCTATCGAGCATGTTCAGAAGCTCTTATTTCAACAGGTTGATGCGATGGaccaagaaaagaaaacATTAAAGTCACccactttcttcatcgctcaGGATGATTCTACATTTAAGTCCGTCGAGTTTTTCCCCTCTAACTCTGAagccagaagaagaatctcatTTTTTGCACAATCATTGTCAACGCCAATAACAGAACCTATGCCCGTGGAATGTATGCCAACATTCACTGTCCTCATTCCACATTATTCGGAAAAAATCTTGCTTACCTTAAGGGAAGTCATCAAGGAAGAATCTAACAAGAGCAAGATAACAGTTCTTGAGTATTTGAAGCAGCTACATGAAGCTGAATGGGATTCTTTTGTTAGAGATACAAAGCTATTATCTATGGAAAAAGGCGCCACAAAGGCTCTCTGCGATGATAGCATGAATTGTTCAGAGATGTCGCTTAATCAACTAAGCGATCGCGGTAATGCTCTCAATGGGGACGATAATGAAGGTAATGACGAAGTGCAGAAGAAAATTAATGATCTTCCTTATCAAGTCTTTGGTTTTAGCACTTCAGAAACATCCTacacttcaagaacaagaataTGGGCGTCTCTGAGGTGCCAAACTTTGTATCGAACAGTGTCAGGTTTCATGAACTACTCTAAAGCAATTAAGCTTTTGTACAGAATTGAAAATCCATCTCTTCTACAATATTATGGGTATCAAACTGACGCCTTGGAAAGCGGATTGGAGATTATGGCAAACAGAAAGTTTAGAATGCTAGTCGCGATGCAGCGATACACAAAATTTAATCGAGACGAAAGAGAAGCAACAGAATTACTTTTGAGATTGTATCCAACCATGTATATATCGTTTTTGTTGGAAGAGAGATGCTCAGACCAAGAAGAGCCATGGTACTACTCATGTCTTACTAATGGGCAGGCggaaattgatcaaggTACTGGGTTAAGGAAACCGATCTTTAAGGTTCGCCTTTCAGGAAATCCTATTCTGGGCGATGGGAAGGCAGATAATCAAAATCATTCCTTGATTTTTTATCGTGGTGAATATATTCAGGTGATAGATGCGAATCAAGACAACTATTTAGAAGAATGCTTGAAGATTCGCTCTGTCCTTAGCGAATTCGAAGAGATGAGCATCAATCAGACTGTGCCTTACATACCTGGAATCGAATACGAAGATGAACCATCACCAGTGGCAATCCTAGGTGCAAGAGAATACATATTCTCCGAGAACATTGGAGTGCTTGGCGATATAGCCGCCGGAAAGGAACAGACTTTCGGCACTCTTTTTGCAAGAACAATGGCTGAAATTGGTGGTAAACTTCATTATGGACACCCTGATTTTCTGAATGCAATTTTCATGACTACAAGAGGCGGACTATCGAAGGCTCAAAAGAGTCTTCATCTGAACGAGGATATCTATGCTGGTATGAATGCAATGTGCCGCGGTGGAAGGATAAAGCATAGTGATTATTATCAATGTGGAAAAGGTAGAGATTTGGGGTTTGGGTCGATCCTGAACTTTACGACTAAGATTGGCGCTGGAATGGGTGAACAACTTCTGTCGAGGGAATACTATTATCTGGGAACTCAGCTGCCAATTGATAGATTTTTATCTTTCTTCTACGCCCATCCAGGCTTTCATTTGAATAATGTCTTCATCTCACTTTCCGTgcagctcttctttctcctccttCTAAATCTGGGCTCTTTAAAACATGAGACGATTTTATGTTATTACGACAGGAATATGCCTATCACTGCCCTTGAAGAACCAGTTGGATGTTACAACATTCAACCAGCCCTTCATTGGGTATCGATCTTTGTGCTTTCTATCTTTATTGTGTTTTTCATAGCATTTGCGCCACTGCTCATACaagagctgctggagaaggGGGTATGGAAGGCTGCGTCACGATTCCTCCATCATTTATTTTCGATGGCACCTTTATTTGAGGTTTTTGTTTGTCAGGTTTATTCAAACTCATTACTGAGTGATCTCACATTTGGAGGAGCCAAGTATATCTCAACCGGCAGAGGATTTGCTATAACTAGAATCGAGTTCGCCATTCTGTACTCGAGATTTGTTAATGTTGCCATCTACTCAGGCCTACAAGTTTTCTTGATGCTAATTTTTGGGATGGTTTCAATGTGGCAGCCAGCACTATTATGGTTTTGGATTACAGTGATTTCAATGTGTTTCGCTCCTTTCATATTCAATCCCCATCAATTTGCCTTTACcgacttcttcatcgattaCAGGAGCTTTATTCACTGGTTATCAGCTGGTAACACTAAGTCCAAGAAAGAATCGTGGAGCAGTTTTGTCAAAACTTCGAGGGCGAGATACACCGGGTATAAAAAGAAAACCATCAACGACTCATCAACTAATGCAATCATCGATAGCAGGGGTGCTAAACTTGGGAATGCATTATTCGCCGAGCTATTCCTGCCATTTTTCGTTTTCCTGTTCAATTTCACAAGTTACACATTCATTAACGCACAAACCGGAGTGAAACAGACTAGTCCAAGCCAGTCGGTTGTACGTCTACTTCTCGTCACTATGCTTCCGATTTTAATGAACGTTATTATGTTGCTGTCCCTGTTTGGCACATCTTTCGTGATTGCACCACTACTAGCGACTTTTTGCAAGAGAGGAGGTGGGGCAATGGCCTTCATTGCCCATGCTACCTCTGTGGTGATCTACCTGATCGATTTTGAATTGATGTGGCTCTTAGAAGGATGGAATTTTGCAAGAAcgctgttgctgctgattgcAACCATCAACTTACATATACTACTATTCAAGGTATTCACGATATTGGTCTTGACCAAAGAACTCAAAAACGATTCTTCTCATTTGGCCTGGTGGTCCGGCAATTGGTATAACACAGGATGGGGTTGGACAATACTGCTACAGCCGCTACGAGAGTTCTCCGTTAAGATTATGGAATCGAGCTATTTCGCTGgagacttcttcttggcgcATCTCCTTCTCTATGTTCAAACCCCGTTTATTTTCATCCCATTCATTGACCATTGGCACTCCATGATACTCTTCTGGTTGAAGCCATCGAGAATAGCCATGACAAAGAAGCTTTACAGtaagaaacagaagaagcggaGAAACGCGATCGTGCGCAAGTATTTTATGTTATATTTCGGCCTCCTGGGCACCTTACTAGCCTTACTGATAGCGCCCTTCTTCGCTGACATGCTGGTTTCAGATCCGTCTCAAATGGTGGCAAACTCACCGCTCGATGGCGTAATCCAGCCCAATCACCAAAACAACAACGACACAGGACCAAATGCGCCATCTACGATACTGACCACTACGCCTCCTTTTCCGCATTTCAGAACAGTGCCCTAG
- the SCW10 gene encoding putative family 17 glucosidase (ancestral locus Anc_5.15): MRLTNIIVGATLLEAAIAAPAVHQHKRDVVTTTVQAKVTVVVGSDGSAINQPPAADAPAGAVTTISTAPAVEATSSAPAQAAVASSEVSSSSTSASRSESASSVSSSNSASSSGSSSDSSVSIGAAGVKGITYSPYTSSGSCKSASEVKADLASLTDYPVLRLYGVDCDQVANVLQAKSPSQKLFLGIFNVGQIQDGVQTIASAVEKYGSWNDIVTVSVGNELVNGGQATPSQVGQYISTAKSALSAAGYTGSVVSVDTFIAVINNPELCKYSDYMAVNAHAYFDKNTVASDAGTWLLQQIQRVYTACGGEKTVVVTESGWPSQGQTYGVAVPSKQNQKAAVESIIKSCGSDTYLFTAFNDLWKADGPYGVEKYFGVLSN; encoded by the coding sequence ATGCGTTTGACCAATATTATTGTCGGAGCCACCTTGCTAGAGGCTGCCATTGCGGCACCGGCTGTCCACCAGCACAAGCGTGATGTTGTTACCACGACTGTCCAGGCTAAAGTCACCGTTGTTGTCGGTAGCGATGGATCGGCTATTAACCAGCCCCCTGCGGCAGACGCTCCTGCCGGTGCTGTCACCACTATTAGCACCGCGCCTGCAGTTGAGGCCACCTCCTCCGCACCAGCTCAGGCCGCTGTTGCTTCTTCGGAAGTCTCCTCGTCCAGCACCAGTGCTAGCCGTAGCGAAAGTGCCAGCAGCGTGAGCAGCTCCAACAGCGCCAGCTCTTCTGGCTCTTCCTCGGACTCCAGCGTCTCGATCGGTGCCGCAGGCGTCAAGGGTATTACCTACTCTCCTTACACAAGCAGCGGTAGCTGTAAGTCTGCGAGCGAAGTCAAGGCCGATTTGGCCTCTCTGACTGACTACCCAGTCCTCAGACTTTACGGTGTCGACTGTGATCAGGTTGCCAATGTTCTACAGGCTAAGTCTCCTTCTCAAAAATTGTTCTTGGGTATTTTCAACGTGGGTCAGATCCAGGATGGTGTCCAAACCATTGCCAGCGCTGTTGAGAAATACGGTTCTTGGAATGACATCGTCACTGTTTCTGTCGGTAACGAGCTAGTTAATGGTGGCCAAGCCACTCCTTCTCAAGTTGGTCAATACATTTCCACTGCCAAGTCCGCCTTGAGTGCTGCTGGTTACACTGGTAGTGTCGTTTCTGTTGACACCTTCATCGCCGTCATCAACAATCCTGAACTGTGCAAGTATTCCGACTACATGGCCGTCAATGCTCATGCTTACTTCGACAAGAACACTGTTGCCTCTGATGCTGGCACCTGGCTGTTGCAGCAAATTCAAAGAGTCTACACTGCCTGTGGCGGTGAAAAGACTGTCGTTGTGACTGAATCCGGCTGGCCATCTCAAGGTCAAACTTACGGTGTTGCTGTGCCATCCAAGCAGAACCAAAAAGCTGCTGTGGAATCTATCATCAAAAGTTGCGGTTCCGATACCTACTTGTTCACTGCCTTCAACGACCTCTGGAAGGCAGATGGTCCTTACGGAGTCGAGAAGTACTTCGGTGTTTTGTCCAACTGA